In Symphalangus syndactylus isolate Jambi chromosome 9, NHGRI_mSymSyn1-v2.1_pri, whole genome shotgun sequence, the genomic stretch aacactataaagaaactgcatcaactaatctgcataataaccagtTAGCACcatgatgataggatcaaattcacacataaaaatattaaacttaaatgtaaatgggctagttgccccaattaaaagacacagactggcaaattggatagagtcaagacctatcagtgtgctgttcaagagacccatctcacctagaaagacacacagaggctcaaaataaagggatggaggaaaatttaccaagagaatggaaagcagaagaaagcaggggttgcaatcctagtttctgacaaaacagactttaaaccaacaaagattaaaaaaaaaaaaaggcaacgaagggcattacctaatggtaaagggatcaactcaacaagaagaactaaaaattctaaatatacatgcacccaatacaggaacacccacattcataaaactaGTTTTTAGATATCTACacggagacttagactcccacacaataaaattgggagactttaacaacccactgtcaatattagacagatcatcgagataattaacaaagatattcaggacttgaactcagttccGATCAGGTGGAACTGACAGATGTCTAcataactctccaccccaaatcaacagaatatacattcttttcagtgcCACGTAGCACTGCCCCTAAAATTGACCGCATAATTGGAAGcaaaacattcctcagcaaatgcaaaaaaactgaaatcataacaaacagtttctcagaccacagtgcaatcaaattagaactcaagattaagaaattaactcaaacccacacaattacatggaaattgaacaatctgctcccgaaagactcctgggtaaataaagaaattaaggcagaaatcaagaagttatttgaaaccaatgagaacaatgaATTCTGATGGAAGCAAAATCATCATAAAATCCCCTGTGGCCAGCTTAGAAACTTAAAGCATAAAAAGTATTCAGCAATTTAATGAATTGAATTCAACGTAGATATAATccacatttggaaaaataaaatttcttttgctATTCAACATAAAAATTTTGGAAAGGATAATTTACCCAACCCCTGCCCACGCTCAGACACTGAACATAAATTTTTGCTCCTATCATCTGGAGGCTATAAAAATACTGACATTAGTACCAGATCAAAAAAAGAGATCACTGCTAACAACCTAGTTCAATCACAGCAACACTCTGTTGTCTTGGCCAATTGACTGTTTGAAGGACAAAAGCAATCACCTTCCAATAATGATGTGCCAAAATTTCTAAATTGTGATGAGCTGACTCCTGCCAGCACATTTAGAGGAAGTTAGGCATGGTTAAATTGGAAGATAGGTGGCTGTGTGCACATTAAGCCAGAGAGTCAGATTAAAGATGTGGTCTCTAACTTGAGGGGTGAGGAGGTGCTggggaaacaataaaaatattgtgGTTCTTGGGATTAGGATTGATATACCCACATGTGACTTACTACCACTGTTCGCAGAAAGCAGAGACATCAATTAGGCAAGGTAAAGAAAAGGGCCTAAATATCACTTTCCACTATTCTGAATGAATTACTGGAACACAGATACATCAGGAATGAGAGTACTGGGAAAAGATGAGAACATCATTAGACTTAGAGAACAGGCAAGGCAGGTCAGGGGAGACAGCAGGGCCTAGGGCTTCTAACCAAAGGTCACAAATAATTTATCTGAGTGTGAGAGAGGTCTTCAGAGTAAAATCCCAAACATTGTGATTCAGGGTTATGAATTGGCTGATGAAGGGAGTTCAGCACAACTTGAACACGATAGCCTTTCAATACCTTTTCATCAGCCACCTCCCCATCCCATCTCAGGTAAACCTGGGGACAAGCTTCTCTCTTGTGTAGAGCCAACATGGAAAGCAATGGCGAGCCCCTGGAAAAACTTTGATCTGATACGTAcacatagatatagataaatatagatatagataggtaAATACAGATATCAGGTTAATAATAGCTATTTAGATAGATGAAATAGATATATGTATTGGCTTGGATCCCACTAGTCTTTGGAAATCTTAAGATATCCCAGGAATTTTTTCTAGcacaattgttttttaaaaagcaactcatTTTTGAAAGCATAACACACAGAATGAAAGTATACATGTCCTACACACACAGTGACATGGTTCCTCACGCACTGAATATATTGTGAAAGTAGCAGCATGTCAGAAACAGTTTGCTCAGGACTTAGAAGTCTCTCTAGTGCTCTGTGCCAGTCAGTACCTAAGTAAGACCAACTCTTTTGCCTCTGCCCTGGGGGTAGACACTCTCGCTTCTAACAGCAGTGATTATTTTTGCTAGGTACAGTTTCATCCATTTCGTATTTATTAATCTGATTGTTACAATAATCCGATGAGATCAATACTGTTATTCttcccatattacagatgaggaaactagggAGCATAATGTTCATGATACTTGCCATGGTCATATTGCTATTAAATAGCAGAGCTGGAATCCAAACCAGGAACTCTGGCTCTAGAGTCATACCCTTTAGTCACTAAATTGTGCTGTCTAAAATATCATGGCAAGCTCATTCAACAGCCTGAATCAATACAATTAGATGTGTTTAGAGAAATAACCACTAACCACCACATAGCACTTTGTAGATTGTTCTGCACATACCTTTTGACTTCCTCCTACTTATGGCTCAGACCCTGTGAGCAGGCATCAATCTCTGAGGGAAAAAGACTTGCCCAAAGGCCACAGCTAAAAAGGAGAAGATATGAGCTAAGAACAGTTTGGGGtctattattttcttcactaTTTCACAAAGGACAGGAGAAAACAGACCAAGAGGATTTCATGAGTAATCCTTTTCTCCAGTGAGGCCAGCTAGGCACTCTGGACATGGTTGGTGCTAAACTTGTAAGAAGTCCTATTCAGGCCCGGTCTCTTGACTGAAGATTTATGTGTTACTCAACCCCTCAGAATCCTTGGGGTAGCTGAGCTCTTCACTGCACTTATGCAGGTGACAGGAGGTCTATCTGTGACCCAGACAGACGCCACAGGCAGGTAAGACAATAATTGAGGAAATGAGTGAAGCACAGAGTGAGTAGGGCAAACACTGTGAGTTTGGGTCTCCAACAGAGTAACTtgtgaagaagagagagaaagaagaacctAACCTATCGTGATAGCCCACAACCTTGGGGAAATATGATATCCATTGAGTGCATGAAGTTTTCCATCAGCACACCTAGACTCAAATCCTAACTCTGCCAATCACTTGTGCACTCTACGTGGATCACCTTTTCTCTCGGCGTCCTGCTTTCTTCATTGATAAAGTAAGCTTGATAGTATTACTGCTTACACTGTAACTGGTGGATTAAAACAtgtaacatattatttattttatagatggcacatatgtattttatagatgGCACATAATCaatagattttttctttctttcccagttCTTTCttaacactgatgaaagaaacgaaaaacaatgttttcttttaatgccTTCTTAGTATTGAGTGCTGTCATCAATTCTGCATTCATGACAAACAACAAAGTCTAACTTAGATACATTAAACACAGAGAAAAGAGCACCGTACACACAGGCAGAACCAGCTATGAATCCTATCTCTGCCCCTCACCATTCACTAAATGGATGTCTTAAAGACATCACTTACCAATACTGATCCGCAGATCACTCCTCATATCATCTCTgctaagagagaaatttataaaatgctaCCGAAGTATGAGTGGGTTTTATGACTAGGCAGTAGAGAATAGGAAACCAGTGAATCAATAAACTCACAACGTGGTGGTTTGCAGACATTCTCTGCATGGCAGCTGAATATACTTCCCTAGAAGCATCCCCATCTGGTCAGAGATGGCCTTTACTGTGATGGCCATCCTTGTCCAGCCTTTCTTAGGTTTCAGTATTTTTGCAGAACTAGCATCCCTGGTGTACGAAGAATGTGATAAATGAGCTCTCTGAGCAGTCATCTACACTCTCTCTGAAGagcatttgcattttatttatccacatTAATAAAGAGAGCCCATTTGTTTGACGGAAGTAAGTAGGATTTCAAACTCATTTTCCTTAAGTTTTGCATGGTCTCAATTGTCTGGCAATAGGagaaatgtaaaggaaaataacAGTTATGTGTAAACAAAATCGACAAAGTTGCACCATAGGGAATATAGCTAACATCTGCATAAAGggtttttatatacttttaagaGGGGCGTATAAAAGCATAATTCATAagaacaataaaaactacaattaaTGCCATAAAATGAAATCTAAATAGAATTAAGAACAGGAAgtgaagcaaatggaaaaacattataGCCCACTAGTACTCAAAAACTATTAAACAATTATTCTTGAAATTTTAGATTATTAAATAAGCAGACAATATAGCCTATGAAATAAAGTATTAACTTTATATACTTTGTGCCATTATATCCATTCCCTGAAATCAATCCTAAATAGAAATTGTAAAAAGGTTACAAAATTATATCTGATAATACAAACACACATTTTTCTCCAAGTACTACCTTCTTGCTCTTCTTCCATTCACAGATAAACTTCTAAAAGAAGTTTCCATCCACTGTGTCTCCAACCTCTCCTCCTATTTACTCTAGTCAATATATTCCAATCTGGATTTTGCCAAATTAATTCTGGCAAACCAGCCCTTTCTTTTCCTAAATGTAAAACGTCATGTTTTAAACACATTTCTTCCCTTAAACACCCTCTTATCACAATTTTCTCCTGGTTGTCCTCCTATTTTGCTCCTGGATGTCCTCCTATCATTTCATTCAAACGCCTTTTTCAGGTTCCTCACTCCGTTCACTACATTAAGATGTAAAGGTCCTCAAGATTCAGGTTTTGGTCTTCTGATTTCACTACTCAATTTCTACCAGACCTCATCCATCCTTGGGCCTTCAGGAAAAAGGTATAGCCCAGCTCCTAAATGAACATCTCTAGCCATGCACTCTGTAAATTCCAGAACTGTGCAGCCAATTTTCAAGGCTTCAAGTCTTCCAGTTTCTGATGACAAAAACCACTTTTCTTTTGCCTATGGTTTGAGTTTATGATAgagtttaaattaattaattggttgattaatagttttatttctccctcagcAAGAAGTTTCAAGAGGGCTGAAGCTGTGTTTCCTTTATTCACTTTTCTATCCTGAAAACAGTCACATATCAAGTGTTTTATACAGtgtgaatggaatgaatgaactGAACTTCACTTGAGGTTGCAAAACCAACCTTGGCATTGATTTATTGAgaaaggccaggtatggtggctcatgccagtaatcccagcagtgtgggaggctgaggtgggaggattgcttgaggctaggagtttgaggctgtagtgagctgtgatcctgccactgcactccagcttaggcgacagagcaagaccttgtatttttttttaaataaacaaatgcaaaatgaTCTGAAAgtaaaactcaaaataataaagagaataattttcaaaatataaagtgaggggccaggcttggtggctcacacctgtaatcccaccactttgggaggctgaggcaggcagatcatgaggtcaggagtttgaaagcagactggccagcatggtgaaactctatctctactaaaaacacaaaaaattagccacgcatggtggcacccacctatagtcccagctactcgggacgctaaggcaggagaattgcttgactctgggaggcggagattgcagtgagccgagatcgcaccactgtactccagcctgggtgacagagcgagactccgtcaaaacaaaacaaaataaaacaaacaaaatatacataaagtGAACACTTTTTAATGTAATTAGCCCAGTGTTAAAGGTGAACATTTCATACAAGCAaaaatactgaatactgtagtAGAATCAATAATTAAGTACATGGGTAAATTAATAATATCATCCATGGTGAGCTAATGCCCCTAAGAACTGGATGCTTTATCATATAGTTGCTTGACATTACCAACAAGTACTGCGACAAATTTGATTCAACCATTTCATTATGCAGgcagaaaagacagtcttttaaaataactaaacataTGGGAATATAATGAAGAGTGTCTATAGTAATCATTTCATTAAGACACAAGTCTGTTGCTAAGCTATTAATCTTACTTGTAAGTTTGATGAAAAAAAGAAGGATCTCATGATTTCTTGCTCCAACTTCCCCGGTACAGAGGctctattctttcttttccagaTAGAGACTGATTCCTTGGAAGTAGCtcttcacaggattatggagttGTCATGGCCCGAGAGAGTCCTTCCACCTCTAACTCATGCAACAAGCAGGGCTCCAGGCCTTCCCAATGCTGATAAAAATTCAGTGAATAATTTCTCCAGGCCAGTTTCATTCCAACCAACCTCTTGTGTTGAATAGGGTGACAATCTGCTGGAGCACCTTGTGGAGGACAGTGGTAGTCTAAGCCTTCTGAATTTTGCTGCCATCCCTTGGAAACAATAGAAAACATTCAAAACAGATGAATTGCCCATCAATAGGGCACTGGTTAAATAACTTATGATATAACAACTCAGAGGGCAACAGcagaattgtttaaaaatataaataagcccTCTATACTAATTCAGGAAGATCTtgaagtgaaaaaagaaagatgcagaACAGTGTACATGGTATGCTATCTTTTACACAAAAACGAGGAGAGTGTAAGAAAAACATGACTACATTCTTACTTTGCATATGCATAAAGAACTAGAAGGATTTAAAAGACAAACTTCAAAATTtggaaaatggaagaaattgtgtcaaagtatacatttatttgtatgtCAAAATTTAAATTAACCACTAATTAAAGAAATGCGAGTTAATAAAATACAAAGGGAAAAGTCAGAAGAAGGGAAAGGCACAAACATTGTTGgtgataatattttggaaatgttGTCTTGGATCAGCATTTTACTAAATATTATCCATAACAGGGCTAAAATTTTGCTCATTCTATAAGTTTACTACAGAGTCTATAAAACAATGGAGGATAAGAAGGTACATATTCAGGAACAAACAATGGGCAAAGGAAACTATAGTATGTATAGTTCTTGGAAAATTACgtagccatttttaaaattgtggaaaACAAAGGCATTTCAAGCCATAAATTTAGAATATATCATTTACATAATAAAGTAAACAATCTAGTAAAGGCAAATATTTTGCgtttaaaattataacaaatttgaaaatatgaaCCAAAATTGTAACTGAGGTATCTATTACATAATGTGGGATAACAATTATTGTtttgtagaggaaaaaaaaattaagcatccAGGTTTCCTCTCAATTTCTACAAATGCCGCATTTCACTGTTATTCAAAAAAACAGAAGCTAGGAAGCGTAAAGCTTTGAAAAATTATGCATTTGGGGAACGTAAGAGCTCAGATATGCGAAAAACTTACATCAAAAGTGCAGCATAACATACGTGCACACATTCTGTCCTATTTGGTCCCACATACAAGGCAGCTCTAAGAGGCCCGGCTGGCGCCCACCCTACACAGCTCCGCTTCCCCAACCCTCACCCTCCCCGCCTCCCGCTCACTTCCTCCCCGTTCCCCACCCCCACACTCCCGCCCACTGACGAGGTCTGGAGGCCGCGCAGCCGCACTAGCCGCTACGGCCGCTCCCACCCCGGGGTATCCTGGGACTAGGCTTTTCCGGAAGGAGCGGCTCGGCGTCGGGGCTAGGCCGGTATTCTAGGCCCAAGCCCAGGCCCAGGCCTGTGTTCCAGGCCGTTGCTCAGAGACAGGCCGCTGGCCGCTGCGACACTCTAGGTACAGCGGAGGACGCAGCGGGCCGTTCGCTGAGGTGTCCGGACCCGCCGCCGAGCGGGCCGTGTAGCCACAGTACGTGGCGGCGCCTCTTCCTTGCCCGAAGCGGAACTGCTGAAGGAGCGGCAGCGCAGGCCGGACGAGGTGAACCAGGTCATTTAACCACCTTCAGGTGATGAATCATCTGTCTAATAATCAGATTTGAGGTCCACAGCCCTTTGTGGTCCTGCTACAGGGCGATTTTCGGTGGATGACTGACTGGCGTGGCCTGAGGGGTGCCGCAGTGACTGCCTTCCCTTGATAAGGAAACGAGCTTTCTGTTCTTTGTGGACACCTCGTTGCCTGTAAAACATTCCGGTTATAACTTCTTTATCCGGCTTGCATCTCTGTGCAAGAGCAAAGCTTTCACATGAAAGTGTCCCTTGGTAACGGCGAAATGGGCGTCTCTGCCCATTTGCAGCCTTGTAAGGCAGGAACCACACGCTTTTTTACCAGCAATACTCACAGTTCGGTGGTACTGCAAGGCTTTGATCAGCTTAGAATAGAAGGATTGCTTTGTGATGTGACCCTGGTACCAGGTGATGGAGATGAAATCTTTCCTGTTCACAGAGCTATGATGGCGTCTGCTAGTGATTATTTCAAAGCCATGTTCACAGGTGGAAtgaaagaacaagatttgatgtgCATTAAGCTTCATGGGGTGAACAAGGTTGGTCTGAAGAAaatcattgattttatttatacTGCAAAACTTTCTCTTAATATGGACAATCTTCAGGACACACTTGAAGCTGCTAGCTTTTTACAAATATTACCCGTTTTGGATTTCTGTAAAGTATTTCTTATATCAGGAGTCTCTTTGGATAACTGTGTTGAGGTTGGACGAATTGCTAACACCTACAATCTTATAGAAGTGgataaatatgttaataatttCATCCTGAAGAACTTTCCTGCTCTACTGAGTACTGGGGAGTTTCTAAAACTCCCTTTTGAACGGCTTGCATTTGTGCTTTCCAGTAATAGTCTTAAGCACTGTACCGAACTTGAACTCTTTAAGGCAGCCTGTCGCTGGCTAAGGTTGGAAGACCCTCGGATGGATTATGCTGCAAAATTAATGAAGAATATTCGATTTCCACTGATGACACCACAGGATCTTATCAATTACGTGCAGACAGTAGATTTCATGAGAACAGACAATACCTGCGTGAATTTGCTTTTGGAAGCTAGCAATTACCAAATGATGCCATATATGCAGCCAGTGATGCAGTCAGATAGAACTGCTATTCGATCTGACTCCACTCACTTGGTTACATTAGGAGGAGTTTTGAGGCAGCAACTGGTTGTCAGTAAAGAATTACGGATGTATGATGAAAGGGCACAAGAATGGAGATCTTTAGCCCCAATGGATGCTCCCCGTTACCAGCATGGTATTGCTGTCATTGGAAACTTTCTTTATGTAGTTGGTGGTCAAAGTAATTATGATACAAAAGGAAAAACTGCTGTTGATACAGTTTTCAGATTTGATCCTCGGTATAATAAATGGATGCAGGTTGCATCATTAAATGAAAAGCGCACATTCTTTCACTTGAGTGCCCTCAAAGGACATTTGTATGCAGTTGGTGGGCGCAGTGCAGCTGGTGAACTGGCCACAGTAGAATGTTACAACCCAAGAATGAATGAGTGGAGCTATGTTGCAAAAATGAGTGAACCCCACTATGGTCATGCTGGAACAGTATATGGAGGCTTAGTGTATATTTCAGGAGGAATTACCCATGACACTTTCCAAAATGAGCTCATGTGTTTTGACCCAGATACAGATAAATGGATGCAAAAGGCTCCAATGACTACAGTCAGAGGTCTGCATTGCATGTGTACAGTTGGAGATAAGCTCTATGTCATTGGTGGCAATCACTTCAGAGGAACAAGTGATTATGATGATGTTCTAAGCTGTGAATACTATTCACCAACCCTTGACCAGTGGACCCCAATTGCCGCCATGTTAAGAGGCCAAAGTGATGTTGGAGTTgctgtctttgaaaataaaatctacGTTGTTGGTGGATATTCTTGGAATAATCGTTGTATGGTAGAAATTGTCCAGAAATATGACCCAGAAAAAGATGAGTGGCATAAAGTTTTTGATCTTCCAGAGTCACTTGGTGGCATTCGAGCTTGTACACTCACAGTTTTTCCACCTGAAGAAAACCCTGGGTCACCTTCTAGAGAATCACCTCTTTCAGCACCTTCAGATCATTCTTAGGTCTAAGGTGTAACACCTTTGCAGTACATCATGGGTGATCTAATACTTCCCCTTCAGTTGTATCTTCTTACAGTGATTGGTACAGTTATTAGATATAAAGGTAACTGATGTTATTCGTCTTGTATGGCTTTTAGTATGTTTATCAAGTGGCTAACATGCATTctgaaaatttatttaacataGCTGTTTtaacaaatgacaaaaagatgTAGAAAAATGTTTAGATGTCTTTTTGTGATGTTATATAAAATTGTAGATGACTGTGGTAAATGTGTAATTATGTCCATTATGCTTCAAAGTTGAGTTTTCATCTTTGACTCCAAAATGTCAGAGGGAGGCCGCTCTAACCTCAGAATAACGAAAGGTTGCCAAGTATTAATACTAGTTACCTCCCTCTTTTCATAGTTTTTGACATGTCTGTCAACTTACTCGATTGTGTGGTTGCATTCAGAATATTTGACGTTTCTTACGtagacagaaataataaaaatattaactaggAAAAAACAGTATAGCACCAAGCCAGTGTTTAATATCTCTCTCTAGAGCgagcaagagagggagaaaggaggaaaaatacacataatacaaacatacatgcatacacacatacatacatatgtatacacacacacaatttgaaAACTGATTGGCACTTCAACGATgctgaaattgtttttaaatttaagtttctttcttCCACAAAGCAGCTGTTTCTATTCAAATGGGCATTCAGTACCAGAGAATAAATGTCTATATAGTCATACTGAATTTAGATAGATAAGGGCTACAGCATACTAAATCAACAACCAAATTTGTCATGTGACTAAACCATTACTTCAGATGAAGCGTTTTTCTGCTTGTGTAAAATACACAAGAGTATTTTTACACAGATTGGTAAAGTTCAGGTTTCAGAGAACTGCTTTTGTGCAGAAAATTTAGGTTCTTTTTTCCACCTTTTTGGTCAGTAAAACTTaatgaaaaaagcaaggaaaaaaatattctgaaCAAAGCTATAGGGTTTCAAGTTCAGCCTCCCAACTTAGTCATCCTAACATGATTATTTTGCGATTTGGGGTGATTGCCCTGGTGCTGTTCCAGTCCGTGTGCATCCTGAGCTGTGTGATCTGCCTCGAGGCTATGATCTGAGCAAGCAGGAGATACATTTTCTCCTGCATCAAGTGAGGAAAAATGTGCTTTTGGCCATGTCTCAAAGACAGGACTAACTTCAGATTCCCAAAGAAGCCAGCTACAGAGCCTCTGGAACACTGTGGTCTTACAAGCAGTACTAAAATCAACCTTCAGCCTCTTCAATACCAAAGGTATCCCTACTGGTTAAGAACCACATGGTAATTTTTAATGGGACTTTTATCAGCAAATGGAGTTACAGGAATTCTCTGTAATGAGTGATTCTGAAGAGGTACTTTCCTGGAATAATTGTCtacctgaagaaaaaaattttatatatacattgtgtgtgacacacacacatgtgcgcgcgcacacacacacacacacacacacccctataccTGGAAGATTGTCA encodes the following:
- the KLHL9 gene encoding kelch-like protein 9, coding for MKVSLGNGEMGVSAHLQPCKAGTTRFFTSNTHSSVVLQGFDQLRIEGLLCDVTLVPGDGDEIFPVHRAMMASASDYFKAMFTGGMKEQDLMCIKLHGVNKVGLKKIIDFIYTAKLSLNMDNLQDTLEAASFLQILPVLDFCKVFLISGVSLDNCVEVGRIANTYNLIEVDKYVNNFILKNFPALLSTGEFLKLPFERLAFVLSSNSLKHCTELELFKAACRWLRLEDPRMDYAAKLMKNIRFPLMTPQDLINYVQTVDFMRTDNTCVNLLLEASNYQMMPYMQPVMQSDRTAIRSDSTHLVTLGGVLRQQLVVSKELRMYDERAQEWRSLAPMDAPRYQHGIAVIGNFLYVVGGQSNYDTKGKTAVDTVFRFDPRYNKWMQVASLNEKRTFFHLSALKGHLYAVGGRSAAGELATVECYNPRMNEWSYVAKMSEPHYGHAGTVYGGLVYISGGITHDTFQNELMCFDPDTDKWMQKAPMTTVRGLHCMCTVGDKLYVIGGNHFRGTSDYDDVLSCEYYSPTLDQWTPIAAMLRGQSDVGVAVFENKIYVVGGYSWNNRCMVEIVQKYDPEKDEWHKVFDLPESLGGIRACTLTVFPPEENPGSPSRESPLSAPSDHS